From the Streptomyces pluripotens genome, one window contains:
- the cyc2 gene encoding germacradienol/geosmin synthase Cyc2, translated as MTQPFELPHFYMPYPARLNPHLDEARAHSTEWAREMGMLEGSGVWEQADLDAHDYGLLCAYTHPDCDGAALSLITDWYVWVFFFDDHFLDMYKRTQDRAAGKAHLDRLPLFMPLDLATPVPEPRNPVEAGLKDLWARTVPSMSVDWRRRFSVATEHLLNESMWELSNINEGRIANPVEYIEMRRKVGGAPWSAGLVEYATAEVPAAVAGSRPLRVLMETFSDAVHLRNDLFSYQREVEEEGENSNGVLVLEKFFGGTTQEAADTVNDILTSRLHQFEHTALTEVPAVALERGLAPDEVAAVAAYAKGLQDWQSGGHEWHMRSSRYMNAGARSTSPWQIPKGPGTSAAGVGALLASAARERLRGYSHVPYQKVGPSLLPEFSMPFGLELSPHLDAARANLLTWCHQVGILQEGVWDEDKLAAYDLALCSAGLDPDATPEALDLSAQWLAFGTYGDDYYPLVYGHRRDLVAARVSTARLAACMPVEGAPTVVPANAMERSLADLWARTTSGMTTEQRHTFKAAVETMTESWVWELSNHVQNRVPDPVDYLEMRRSTFGSDLTLSLCRMGHGPAVPPEVYRSGPVRSLENAAVDYACLLNDVFSYQKEIEYEGEIHNAILVVQNFFGVDYPAALGVVHDLMTQRMQQFEHVIAHELPLLYEDFGLSPEGRAAMDAYVLDLQNWLAGILNWHRKVDRYKAEWLGSRTHGFLPGRAPAPPVHLVS; from the coding sequence ATGACGCAGCCGTTCGAACTCCCGCACTTCTACATGCCGTATCCTGCACGGCTCAACCCGCACCTGGACGAGGCGCGCGCCCACTCGACCGAATGGGCCCGCGAGATGGGCATGTTGGAAGGCTCCGGGGTCTGGGAGCAGGCCGACCTGGACGCGCATGACTACGGGCTCCTGTGCGCATACACCCACCCCGACTGCGACGGAGCCGCTCTCTCGCTGATCACCGACTGGTATGTGTGGGTGTTCTTCTTCGACGACCACTTCCTCGACATGTACAAACGGACCCAGGACCGTGCCGCCGGCAAGGCACACTTGGACCGGTTGCCGCTGTTCATGCCGCTCGACCTCGCGACGCCCGTCCCCGAGCCGCGGAACCCCGTCGAGGCGGGGCTGAAGGACCTGTGGGCACGCACTGTGCCGTCGATGTCCGTGGACTGGCGCCGCCGTTTCTCCGTAGCCACCGAACACCTGCTCAATGAGTCCATGTGGGAGCTGTCCAACATCAACGAGGGGCGGATCGCCAACCCCGTCGAGTACATCGAGATGCGCCGCAAGGTCGGCGGAGCCCCCTGGTCGGCGGGGCTGGTGGAGTACGCGACCGCAGAGGTGCCCGCCGCCGTCGCCGGGAGTCGGCCGCTGCGGGTCCTGATGGAGACGTTCTCCGACGCGGTCCACCTGCGCAACGACCTGTTCTCCTATCAGCGTGAGGTCGAGGAGGAGGGCGAGAACAGCAACGGGGTGCTCGTCCTGGAGAAGTTCTTCGGCGGTACCACCCAGGAGGCCGCCGACACCGTCAACGACATCCTCACCTCACGCCTGCACCAGTTCGAGCACACCGCACTCACCGAGGTTCCGGCCGTGGCCCTGGAACGGGGCCTCGCCCCGGACGAGGTCGCCGCGGTGGCCGCCTACGCCAAGGGACTCCAGGACTGGCAGTCCGGCGGACACGAGTGGCACATGCGGTCTAGCCGCTACATGAACGCGGGGGCCCGCTCAACCTCGCCGTGGCAGATCCCCAAGGGCCCCGGCACCTCGGCCGCGGGCGTCGGCGCGCTGCTCGCGTCGGCCGCCCGGGAACGCCTGCGGGGCTACTCGCATGTGCCCTACCAGAAGGTCGGCCCCTCCCTGCTGCCCGAGTTCTCCATGCCGTTCGGGCTGGAGCTGAGCCCCCACCTGGACGCCGCCCGCGCAAACCTCCTCACCTGGTGCCACCAGGTCGGCATCCTCCAGGAAGGCGTCTGGGACGAGGACAAGCTCGCCGCGTACGACCTCGCACTGTGCTCCGCCGGGCTCGACCCGGACGCCACCCCCGAAGCCCTCGACCTCAGTGCCCAGTGGCTCGCCTTCGGAACCTACGGCGACGACTACTACCCGCTCGTCTACGGCCACCGTCGGGACCTGGTCGCCGCCCGGGTGAGTACGGCCCGGCTCGCGGCGTGCATGCCGGTCGAGGGCGCACCCACCGTCGTTCCCGCCAACGCCATGGAACGGTCGCTGGCCGACCTGTGGGCGCGCACCACGTCAGGAATGACGACGGAACAGCGCCACACCTTCAAGGCGGCCGTGGAGACCATGACCGAGAGCTGGGTGTGGGAACTGTCCAACCACGTGCAGAACCGCGTCCCCGATCCGGTCGACTACCTGGAGATGAGGCGCTCCACGTTCGGCTCCGACCTCACTCTGAGCCTGTGCCGGATGGGCCACGGCCCTGCGGTTCCGCCGGAGGTGTACCGCAGCGGCCCGGTCCGCTCGCTGGAGAACGCCGCCGTCGACTACGCCTGCCTGCTCAATGACGTCTTCTCGTACCAGAAGGAGATCGAGTATGAGGGCGAGATCCACAACGCGATCCTGGTCGTGCAGAACTTCTTCGGCGTGGACTATCCGGCCGCCCTCGGAGTCGTGCACGATCTGATGACCCAGCGCATGCAGCAGTTCGAGCATGTGATCGCACATGAACTACCACTGCTGTACGAGGACTTCGGGCTGTCCCCGGAGGGGCGGGCAGCCATGGACGCCTATGTCCTCGACCTACAGAACTGGTTGGCGGGCATCCTGAACTGGCACCGCAAGGTCGATCGGTACAAGGCCGAGTGGCTGGGCAGCCGGACCCACGGCTTCCTGCCCGGCCGGGCACCGGCGCCACCGGTCCACTTGGTCAGCTGA
- a CDS encoding phosphotransferase, protein MTQAPTPTPDSVRRLVRSLFDEGTDSTAGPDVRPVREGGGHTWWVGTRHVLRLAPDREASVRRRRALRLRDLVRPHVPVALPTSVAHGDWVPGLAYTLDTSVPGGTADERDVSAVGEADLAGLLAGLRAVPARQAEAIGVPRRAPRSLQALRRMAVPAAERLTAADEFDAARLRQLPAPGAAQLAAQPGTAVLTHHGLTGEHLVVSADGRVRGILDWTEAVLGDPAEDIAGLAVAVGSPAAVRSATLAGYGARPCLRGLWLARCDTVIRLADHLAGRVGGSLALLRLQLRRAWEPILLERVTEFKSGESGESEGSGGDSENMGDGGEDGG, encoded by the coding sequence ATGACCCAGGCACCGACTCCCACCCCGGACAGCGTCCGCAGATTGGTCCGCTCGCTGTTCGACGAGGGCACCGACAGCACCGCAGGACCCGATGTGCGTCCCGTCCGGGAGGGCGGTGGGCACACCTGGTGGGTCGGCACCCGCCATGTGCTGCGCCTCGCACCGGACCGGGAGGCCTCCGTCCGCCGCCGCCGGGCACTGCGGCTACGTGACCTGGTGCGTCCGCACGTGCCCGTCGCCCTTCCCACCAGCGTGGCGCACGGCGACTGGGTGCCCGGCCTCGCCTACACCCTCGACACCTCGGTACCCGGTGGCACGGCCGACGAACGAGACGTGTCTGCCGTCGGCGAGGCCGATCTCGCCGGGCTGCTCGCCGGGTTGCGCGCGGTGCCCGCTCGGCAGGCAGAGGCAATCGGTGTGCCGCGTAGGGCGCCGCGGTCACTGCAGGCGCTGCGCCGGATGGCCGTCCCGGCAGCCGAACGGCTCACGGCCGCCGATGAGTTCGACGCCGCCCGGCTCCGTCAGCTCCCTGCGCCCGGCGCGGCTCAGCTTGCCGCGCAGCCCGGCACGGCCGTCCTCACCCACCACGGACTGACCGGCGAGCACCTGGTCGTCAGCGCAGACGGGAGGGTGCGCGGCATCCTGGACTGGACCGAGGCGGTCCTCGGCGATCCCGCCGAGGACATCGCCGGGCTCGCCGTCGCTGTCGGCTCCCCGGCGGCCGTCCGCTCCGCCACCCTCGCCGGCTATGGCGCGCGCCCCTGCCTGCGCGGTCTGTGGCTCGCCCGCTGCGACACCGTCATCCGCCTCGCCGACCACCTCGCAGGCCGTGTGGGTGGCTCCCTGGCACTGCTGCGGCTCCAGCTGCGGCGGGCCTGGGAACCGATCCTGCTGGAGCGGGTGACGGAGTTCAAGAGCGGTGAGAGCGGTGAGAGTGAGGGGAGCGGTGGGGACAGCGAGAACATGGGGGACGGCGGGGAGGACGGGGGCTGA
- a CDS encoding PDZ domain-containing protein encodes MEQTALRPKPMPGQDRRDDGTHGPARRPHAARRRGRRLRTLLFGLVAGSVLVLAGVGIGTVGSSVTVMSKLAQVQRQALPPVSAGPHGRTAAPGPAPAPSAATLGIEAVDAEKAGALVVGVHVPGPGYTAGLVRGDILLQFGGARVDTAADLARAVAHAPPGKGILLTVRHRSGGYQQLTVVPGVMT; translated from the coding sequence ATGGAACAGACTGCGTTGCGGCCCAAGCCGATGCCTGGCCAGGACCGGCGGGACGACGGTACCCACGGTCCGGCCCGCCGCCCGCACGCCGCGCGCCGGCGCGGCCGGCGGTTGCGGACCCTGCTGTTCGGCCTGGTCGCGGGCTCCGTGCTGGTGCTGGCCGGTGTCGGCATCGGTACGGTCGGCAGCTCAGTGACCGTCATGAGCAAGCTGGCCCAGGTGCAGCGCCAGGCCCTGCCGCCCGTATCCGCGGGCCCGCACGGCCGTACCGCCGCCCCAGGGCCCGCTCCGGCCCCGTCCGCGGCGACCCTGGGCATCGAGGCCGTCGATGCGGAGAAGGCCGGGGCGCTGGTGGTAGGGGTGCACGTACCCGGACCCGGCTACACGGCCGGTCTGGTCCGCGGCGACATCCTGCTGCAGTTCGGCGGCGCCCGGGTCGATACGGCCGCCGACCTCGCCCGGGCGGTCGCCCATGCCCCGCCCGGAAAAGGGATCCTGCTCACCGTGCGTCACCGCAGCGGGGGCTACCAGCAGTTGACGGTGGTCCCGGGCGTGATGACCTGA
- a CDS encoding DUF6230 family protein, with translation MASSPDVPSVGNTPDDPRHDNDSPSAASSTAGTGAGGARRGRVRGRRAAVMAVPATLVAAGLAVLTAQGALGVQFAISGMPFTVTATELDGTGFEQFGALDNMAEGSPNAGDTGGQVLVVTSAIKNATLTKLCQSVDLGGINLKITAGDGAEKVTASDLTTDSTTLSGNAAFDNIEIGNDASTLTEAGVKGPSGVFSQQADTVHIAALRQTNYATTAGVFKLPGLHLSFSGAGC, from the coding sequence ATGGCCTCGTCCCCAGACGTCCCCTCCGTCGGCAACACCCCTGACGATCCACGACATGACAACGATTCCCCCTCCGCGGCGTCGAGCACCGCCGGGACCGGTGCCGGCGGCGCGAGACGAGGGCGGGTCCGCGGACGCCGAGCCGCGGTGATGGCAGTTCCCGCCACCCTCGTCGCCGCCGGCCTCGCCGTTCTCACCGCCCAGGGGGCACTCGGAGTGCAGTTCGCGATCTCCGGCATGCCGTTCACGGTCACCGCGACAGAGCTTGACGGCACCGGGTTCGAACAGTTCGGCGCACTCGACAACATGGCGGAGGGCAGCCCCAACGCCGGTGACACCGGCGGCCAGGTGCTCGTCGTCACCTCCGCGATCAAGAACGCCACCCTCACGAAACTGTGCCAGAGCGTCGACCTCGGCGGCATCAACCTGAAGATCACCGCCGGGGACGGCGCCGAGAAGGTGACCGCGAGCGACCTGACCACCGACTCGACCACGCTGTCGGGAAACGCGGCGTTCGACAACATCGAGATCGGCAACGACGCGAGCACGCTGACCGAGGCGGGTGTGAAGGGACCGAGCGGTGTCTTCAGCCAGCAGGCCGATACCGTGCACATCGCCGCACTGCGGCAGACCAACTATGCAACTACCGCAGGCGTGTTCAAGCTGCCAGGACTCCATCTCAGCTTCAGCGGCGCGGGGTGCTGA
- a CDS encoding ScbR family autoregulator-binding transcription factor, with protein MARQLRAEQTRATIITAAADLFDRHGYESTSLSDIVAHAKVTKGALYFHFAAKEDLAHAILELQARAARQLVADVESRGCSSLESLMRTTFGIARLAVDDPVPRAGLRLATADVVVRAPLRHPFNESLDFATRKFTGAVREADVHSDLDVGAVAHSLVCFFVGTRIAGRSLEPVGRLPRRVAEMWHLVIRGLVPVHRRPRYVTLATQLERESRTA; from the coding sequence ATGGCGAGGCAGTTACGCGCCGAACAGACCCGGGCAACGATCATCACAGCCGCCGCCGACCTGTTCGACCGGCACGGCTACGAATCCACCAGTCTGAGCGATATCGTCGCACACGCGAAGGTCACCAAGGGCGCGCTGTATTTCCACTTCGCCGCCAAGGAAGATCTCGCCCACGCCATCCTGGAACTGCAGGCCCGGGCCGCGCGGCAACTCGTGGCCGACGTCGAGAGCCGCGGCTGCTCGTCGCTGGAGTCCCTGATGCGCACCACGTTCGGGATCGCCCGGCTCGCCGTGGACGACCCGGTGCCGCGCGCCGGACTACGCCTCGCCACGGCGGACGTCGTCGTACGGGCGCCGCTGCGACACCCGTTCAACGAGTCGCTGGATTTCGCCACCCGGAAATTCACCGGGGCCGTCCGCGAGGCCGATGTGCACAGCGATCTCGATGTCGGTGCAGTCGCGCACTCCCTCGTCTGTTTCTTCGTCGGTACCCGGATCGCGGGCCGCTCGCTCGAACCGGTCGGACGGCTTCCGCGTAGAGTGGCCGAGATGTGGCACCTCGTGATCAGGGGCTTGGTCCCGGTGCACCGCCGTCCGCGTTACGTCACCCTCGCCACGCAGTTGGAGCGGGAGTCCAGGACCGCCTGA
- a CDS encoding aminopeptidase P family protein: MTGSTPAPFGAADYSARMERAVRSAAGAGLAGLLVAPGPDMVWLTGYTPTAVTERLTALVLVPGRDPVLVVPTLEAPDAEKAAGAAALTLRDWTDGKDPYSVTADLLHHSGRFGISDTTWAMHLLALQRALPGTSYVALTDALPMLRAVKDAAEVELLAAAGAAADATFEEIRKVPFAGRRESDLGHDLAGLLRRFGHSRVDFTIVGSGPNGANPHHEVGDRVIRRGDTVVLDFGGLKDGYGSDTTRTVHVGEPTEEERWVHDIVRAAQEAGCRAVRPGVPCQEVDRAARAVISDAGYGEYFIHRTGHGIGVTTHEPPYMIEGEEQPLVPGMCFSVEPGVYLPGRFGVRIEDIVTVTEDGGRRLNNTTREMVIVD; this comes from the coding sequence ATGACCGGTAGTACGCCCGCGCCCTTCGGGGCCGCCGACTACAGCGCGCGCATGGAGCGGGCCGTGCGCTCGGCGGCCGGTGCCGGCCTCGCCGGGCTGCTCGTGGCACCCGGGCCGGACATGGTCTGGCTGACTGGCTACACACCCACCGCAGTGACCGAACGGCTCACCGCGCTGGTCCTCGTCCCTGGCCGCGACCCCGTGCTCGTCGTGCCCACCCTGGAAGCCCCCGACGCCGAGAAGGCGGCCGGCGCCGCGGCGCTGACCCTGCGCGACTGGACCGACGGCAAGGACCCCTACTCCGTCACCGCTGACCTCCTTCACCACAGCGGCCGGTTCGGCATCAGCGACACCACCTGGGCGATGCACCTTCTGGCCCTGCAGCGCGCCCTCCCCGGCACCTCCTACGTCGCGCTCACCGACGCCCTGCCCATGCTGCGCGCCGTCAAGGACGCGGCGGAAGTGGAGCTCCTGGCAGCAGCCGGAGCGGCAGCGGACGCAACATTCGAGGAGATCCGGAAGGTTCCCTTCGCCGGCCGTCGGGAGTCCGACCTCGGCCACGACCTCGCCGGCCTGCTGCGTCGCTTCGGCCACTCCCGGGTCGACTTCACCATCGTCGGTTCCGGCCCCAACGGCGCCAACCCGCACCACGAGGTCGGCGACCGGGTCATCCGGCGGGGGGACACGGTCGTCCTCGATTTCGGTGGGCTGAAGGACGGTTACGGCTCCGACACCACCCGTACGGTCCATGTGGGTGAGCCGACCGAGGAGGAGCGCTGGGTACACGACATCGTGCGCGCCGCCCAGGAGGCGGGCTGCCGGGCCGTCCGGCCGGGCGTGCCCTGCCAAGAGGTCGACCGCGCCGCTCGCGCGGTGATCAGTGACGCCGGCTACGGAGAGTACTTCATCCACCGCACCGGGCACGGCATCGGCGTCACCACGCACGAGCCGCCGTACATGATCGAGGGCGAGGAACAGCCTCTCGTGCCGGGGATGTGCTTCTCCGTGGAACCCGGCGTCTACCTGCCCGGACGTTTCGGGGTGCGGATCGAGGACATCGTGACGGTCACCGAGGACGGTGGTCGACGGCTCAACAACACGACGCGTGAGATGGTCATAGTGGACTGA